Proteins co-encoded in one Natrinema sp. CBA1119 genomic window:
- a CDS encoding helix-turn-helix domain-containing protein encodes MSTSQQLTAIPGDLTSPQAKLVYLSLLVTEDATVTDLQELLGLSKLTLFAVLESLLTKDLVQRTEDGYASQ; translated from the coding sequence ATGTCCACGAGTCAGCAGCTGACCGCGATTCCAGGAGATCTTACATCACCACAGGCAAAACTTGTCTATCTGTCCCTCCTCGTGACTGAGGATGCGACAGTGACCGATCTCCAGGAACTGCTCGGACTATCCAAGCTCACACTGTTCGCCGTGCTTGAGTCGCTTCTTACAAAGGATCTCGTCCAGCGGACGGAGGATGGCTATGCCAGCCAATAA